A stretch of Besnoitia besnoiti strain Bb-Ger1 chromosome III, whole genome shotgun sequence DNA encodes these proteins:
- a CDS encoding 6-phosphogluconate dehydrogenase (encoded by transcript BESB_046160): MSCHVGVYGLAVMGLGLSLNIASRGFRVCVSNRTPAKIDRALKKAAEENLAKNIVGARTLDEFVHCLQRPRRILMVIEAGAPVETLIDLLLPKLDQGDCLVDAGNEFFEVSVKREQRCASRGVLFMDVGLCAGGDGARYGPPLTPGGSEEAWKLMEPVFVQLAGRIDQSKTIPLPGALTFSDEMKQNACVTHLGPCGAGHYVKMVHNGIMYGDMQLIAEAYHLLKHACRLTNDELYATFKKWNEGDLRSYLLGITANIVRKKDPFTGGYLLDFIVDAAGSRGTGKWAMQQAAELGIAVPTITAALDMRYISSNIGLRQRMNVLYFQTWTSMDDAKNPLREKQIESIKKALVCGRISCFAQGMQLLRAISLEKGWALNLAEASRIWQAGCVIECDFLKVMQHAFLRNPDLENILLDEQISGMVQRHLPALQDVVHLSLGTGVSQSDGPSTVVTLPIPAFSASYNYLASSCGLHLSINLVQAQRDCFGSHHFKRTDREGKFHVENWAD, encoded by the exons ATGTCCTGTCATGTCGGAGTTTACGGCCTTGCAGTGATGGGCCTCGGGCTCTCCCTAAATATCGCAAGCCGGGGattccgcgtctgcgtgtccAATCGTACGCCTGCCAAAATCGACAGAGCGCTAAAAAAGGCGGCTGAAGAAAACCTGGCGAAAAACATCGTTGGTGCGAGGACGCTCGATGAATTT GTGCACTGTCTGCAAAGGCCGAGACGCATATTAATGGTTATCGAG GCAGGGGCGCCTGTCGAAACGCTTATAGACCTTTTGCTTCCCAAGCTCGACCAAGGCGACTGCCTGGTGGATGCGGGAAACGAATTTTTCGAGGTGTCTGTGAAAAGAGAACAAAGATGTGCTTCCAGAGGAGTCCT GTTCATGGACGTCGGGCTATgtgctggcggcgacggTGCCCGCTATGGGCCCCCTCTAACACCAGGAGGGAGTGAGGAGGCTTGGAAGCTCATGGAACCTGTTTTTGTTCAGCTGGCAGGGAGGATCGACCAGTCGAAGACCATTCCTCTTCCAGGTGCCCTTACATTCAGCGACGAGATGAAGCAGAACGCTTGCGTCACACATCTTGGTCCTTGTGGAGCTGGGCACTACGTCAAAATGGTTCATAATGGCATAATGTATGGTGACATGCAGCTGATTGCCGAG GCATATCACCTGCTCAAGCACGCCTGCCGCTTGACCAACGACGAGCTTTACGCCACCTTTAAAAAGTGGAACGAAGGCGATCTTCGTTCCTACCTGCTTGGTATCACTGCAAACATCGTTCGCAAAAAAGACCCTTTTACCGGCG GGTACCTCTTGGATTTCATAGTCGACGCCGCTGGATCACGAGGAACTGGTAAATGGGCCAtgcagcaggccgccgagCTGGGAATCGCTGTCCCAACAATCACGGCTGCCCTCGATATGCGATATATAAGTTCTAACATCGGCCTGCGCCAACGTATGAATGTTCTTTACTTCCAAACCTGGACATCAATGGACGACGCCAAAAATCCGCTGAGGGAAAAACAAATTG AATCTATCAAAAAAGCTTTGGTCTGCGGAAGGATTTCCTGCTTCGCCCAAGGCATGCAGCTTCTGCGGGCTATCTCACTTGAGAAGGGCTGGGCTCTCAATCTCGCAGAGGCCTCCCGAATTTGGCAAG CCGGCTGCGTCATCGAATGCGACTTCCTAAAAGTTATGCAACACGCCTTCTTGAGGAACCCCGACTTGGAGAATATTCTTCTCGATGAACA GATAAGTGGAATGGTTCAAAGACATCTTCCAGCCCTCCAAGACGTTGTCCATCTCTCCCTGGGAACTGGAGTTTCTCAGTCAGATGGGCCGTCCACAGTAGTAACCCTTCCCATTCCAGCTTTTTCAGCTTCCTACAACTACCTGGCCTCAAGTTGCGGTCTCCATCTTTCAATCAACCTGGTGCAAGCTCAGCGCGATTGTTTCGGTTCACATCACTTCAAGAGAACTGATAGAGAAGGGAAATTTCACGTGGAAAACTGGGCAGACTGA
- a CDS encoding WD domain, G-beta repeat-containing protein (encoded by transcript BESB_046170), with product MYALVEPQRTRKGGLAFFWASQGAVNGESDGETTACDGAGERPSLRTEEAQCGCHRSQSGCDSFEAVESAFSPQTNCHDQFVAVHDIGTADLDAGILDVRWLPRVKTQVQGPEDESDEGATESKEWLRPLVQEAKFSVADHEEANMKSEVSDRCSSVIAGIGSDRALHVVEVHLENGYHSSFNGGFDPLPATLGSQGHPAQIFPVSHESRVPERDAQLLSSGRGASLPSCRCARLARIPLQSADAAKRVQGDVIGLGMDSLGEDGRLVAACCSDGQVSVVKDLECVHRSWKAHDAETWCVVFDPHSEGDILATGADDCMVRLWDLRSGTSAMSGCSQDEDESSFLLAENKRSHTMGVTAIAFSPYDSNLVLTGSYDEKIRVFDRRQLHYPVNSFSVSGGVWRLKWHRGGYLDKGLMLVATCHGGSELWRIGDAPADLKRLGVFSGHESMTYGICALSMKYLPQQSPALASAANCLRRRAVRHHFPSGIRSYLSGHIFVSCSFYDRLLAVW from the exons ATGTACGCCCTCGTCGAGCCCCAGCGGACTCGAAAGGGAGGGCTGGCGTTTTTCTGGGCTTCCCAAGGCGCGGTCAACGGCGAAAGTGATGGCGAAACGACTGCATGTGATGGTGCTGGCGAACGACCGTCCTTGCGAACTGAAGAGGCACAATGTGGGTGCCACCGTTCTCAATCCGGATGTGACTCTTTCGAGGCAGTTGAGAGCGCTTTTTCGCCGCAAACAAATTGCCATGACCAGTTTGTTGCCGTCCACGATATCGGCACCGCAGACCTGGACGCGGGTATCCTAGATGTTCGCTGGTTACCGCGAGTGAAGACTCAGGTTCAAGGTCCCGAAGACGAGTCTGATGAAGGGGCAACTGAAAGCAAAGAGTGGCTTCGCCCTCTCGTCCAGGAAGCCAAGTTTTCTGTGGCGGACCATGAG GAGGCAAACATGAAGTCGGAGGTTTCCGACAGGTGTTCGTCCGTGATTGCGGGCATTGGATCCGACAGGGCTCTTCATGTAGTCGAAGTTCATCTCGAGAACGGATATCACTCAAGTTTCAACGGAGGGTTTGATCCTCTACCCGCGACGCTAGGGTCTCAAGGTCATCCTGCACAGATATTCCCCGTTTCGCATGAGAGCCGCGTACCTGAGCGCGACGCACAGCTGCTTtcgagcggccgcggcgcgtctcttcctTCATGCCGTTGCGCACGACTCGCGCGAATCCCGCTGCAGTCAGCTGATGCCGCGAAGCGCGTCCAGGGCGACGTGATTGGCCTCGGCATGGATAGCCTGGGAGAGGACGGAAG GCTCGTTGCGGCGTGTTGTTCTGACGGCCAGGTCAGCGTCGTCAAGGACTTGGAGTGCGTTCACCGTTCGTG GAAGGCACATGACGCAGAGACGTGGTGCGTGGTGTTCGACCCACACAGCGAGGGCGACATCCTAGCAACTG GAGCTGACGACTGTATGGTCCGTCTTTGGGACCTGAGGTCTGGAACGTCTGCGATGTCTGGCTGCAGTCAAGATGAAGATGAATCTTCATTCTTGTTAGCCGAAAATAAACGCAGTCACACCATGGGAGTAACTGCGATAGCGTTTTCTCCGTACGATTCGAATCTGGTGCTAACCGGAAG CTACGACGAAAAGATTCGTGTCTTTGATCGCCGCCAGCTTCATTATCCTGTGAATTCCTTCTCTGTGTCGGGGGGAGTTTGGCGTCTCAAGTGGCACAGGGGAGGGTACCTGGACAAGGGCCTCATGCTTGTTGCTACATGTCACGGCGGAAGCGAACTATGGCGGATTGGAGACGCCCCCGCAG ACCTGAAGAGGCTCGGTGTTTTTTCGGGGCATGAGTCCATGACGTACGGCATCTGCGCCTTGTCAATGAAATACCTTCCGCAGCAGAGCCCAGCACTCGCATCAGCTGCGAATTGTCTACGACGTCGTGCTGTTCGACATCACTTCCCTTCTGGCATCCGCTCCTATCTTAGTGGGCATATATTTGTGTCGTGCAGCTTTTATGATCGACTGTTAGCAGTATGGTAG